One Aphidius gifuensis isolate YNYX2018 linkage group LG3, ASM1490517v1, whole genome shotgun sequence DNA window includes the following coding sequences:
- the LOC122850886 gene encoding uncharacterized protein LOC122850886: MAKNPALQQAYCDFMNEYESQGHMVKASPVEDHSRCYYLPHHSVIKESSTSTKLRVVFNGSQKTNTGESLNDNLYEGPKLLNSLVSVLTQWRAYQYVFSCDIRQMFRQIIIHPDDQKYQRIFCRHTLDSPVQEYELTTVTYGTKPAPFLALATLKQLELEEGDRFPLVKSAISQGSYMDDIYVEADNIQQGIDKVVQIQQMLHSGGFELRKWISNSSELLSKIPVEFHEKSSTSTNSNQVFRTLGLNWDTTADCFSYIPIVYKEPKAITKRVVLAQVAQLFDPLGWISPVIVKGKLFMQSLWKIKLDWDEPIPENLLGPWRDFVSQLSHLSEIKIPRRLNLTPTVSSIEIHGFGDASDAAIGAVVYLVSIDTLGVAKSNIIASKSKLAPIKAESNSSNKTRVKVSTPRLELSAAVLLVKLVRDIQQSLGCQSAKIHLWTDSSIIYYWIKGDASRWKTFVHNRVVFIQNTLTQATWHHVPGEDNPADIVSRGTSSSQLHTDTLWWQGPAWIIKSQDSWPVLSNPEIDMTQVEEKPLICNVTSTIREEFLDNFSSLVKAVTAAALWRRFYQSFSLKYPVNKSSWITSEERQNALLGLVVNNQRLYFHKEIKQLSKGETLSKSSSSIKLTPFLDRDGALRVGGRLSKSLMTSKEKYPLILPKESKLTELVLHECHVNTLHGSAQLMLATLRQQYWIVGGRLPVRSFINKCVVCVRHRAEAAQQLMGQLPASRVLKSRPFLHTGVDYAGPFELKTWSGKCNSSRSWH; the protein is encoded by the coding sequence ATGGCTAAAAATCCAGCTCTTCAACAGGCATATTGTGACTTCATGAATGAATACGAGTCACAAGGTCACATGGTCAAAGCATCACCTGTTGAAGACCATTCTAGATGCTACTACCTACCACATCATAGTGTCATCAAAGAGTCGAGTACATCAACAAAGTTGAGAGTTGTATTTAACGGTTcgcaaaaaacaaatactggTGAATCTTTAAACGACAACTTGTACGAGGGTCCCAAGTTATTGAATTCTTTGGTGTCTGTACTCACACAATGGAGAGCATATCAGTATGTTTTTTCGTGTGACATACGACAAATGTTCAGACAGATCATCATCCATCCCGATGATCAAAAGTATCAAAGAATTTTTTGTAGACATACACTCGACTCACCAGTTCAGGAGTACGAATTAACAACCGTAACATATGGTACCAAACCAGCACCATTTTTGGCTTTGGCTACTTTAAAGCAACTTGAACTGGAAGAGGGAGATAGGTTCCCGTTGGTTAAATCAGCTATTTCACAAGGGTCATATATGGATGACATATATGTTGAGGCTGATAATATACAACAAGGGATTGACAAGGTGGtacaaatacaacaaatgcTTCACTCAGGTGGCTTCGAGCTGAGGAAATGGATAAGTAACTCGAGTGAGTTATTGAGTAAAATTCCAGTAGAATTTCATGAGAAATCATCCACCTCGACTAATAGTAATCAAGTTTTCAGGACACTTGGTCTCAATTGGGATACAACAGCTGATTGTTTTAGTTACATTCCAATAGTATATAAGGAACCTAAAGCAATCACTAAGAGAGTCGTTTTAGCACAAGTGGCCCAACTGTTCGATCCACTTGGTTGGATATCACCAGTCATAGTTAagggtaaattatttatgcaatCTTTATGGAAGATTAAGCTTGACTGGGATGAGCCAATTCCTGAAAATTTATTGGGTCCATGGAGAGACTTTGTCTCTCAACTGAGTCATCTATCTGAGATAAAAATACCGAGACGGTTGAATCTCACACCAACAGTTTCATCCATTGAGATTCATGGATTTGGTGACGCTTCTGATGCAGCAATTGGGGCTGTAGTGTACTTGGTGTCTATTGATACTCTTGGTGTAGCCAAGAGTAATATAATAGCATCAAAATCGAAGCTAGCACCTATTAAGGCCGAATCCAACAGCTCCAATAAAACTAGAGTAAAAGTTTCAACACCGAGATTGGAGCTGTCAGCCGCAGTGCTGTTGGTGAAATTGGTGAGAGATATTCAACAGAGTTTGGGTTGTCAGTCAGCAAAGATACACTTGTGGACTGACTCATCcatcatttattattggaTCAAAGGCGACGCGAGTCGTTGGAAAACCTTTGTCCATAACAGAGTAGTATTCATACAAAATACACTCACACAGGCAACCTGGCATCATGTGCCAGGTGAGGATAATCCAGCTGATATCGTATCACGTggtacatcatcatcacaactGCATACAGACACGTTGTGGTGGCAGGGTCCAGCCTGGATTATCAAAAGTCAAGATTCATGGCCTGTGTTGAGTAACCCAGAGATAGACATGACTCAGGTTGAAGAAAAGCCATTAATTTGCAATGTGACGTCAACCATACGTGAAGAATTTTTGGACAACTTCTCGTCATTGGTCAAGGCTGTTACAGCAGCAGCTTTGTGGAGAAGATTTTATCAGAGTTTCTCGTTGAAATACCCTGTAAATAAATCTTCTTGGATTACATCTGAAGAACGTCAGAATGCATTGCTGGGCTTGGTAGTAAATAATCAACggttatattttcataaagagattaaacaattatcaaagGGTGAAACCTTGTCAAAGTCTAGTTCTTCGATAAAATTGACACCATTCCTTGATAGAGATGGTGCTTTGAGAGTCGGTGGCAGACTGAGTAAATCTCTCATGAcaagtaaagaaaaatatccGTTGATACTGCCAAAAGAGTCGAAACTTACTGAGCTGGTATTACATGAGTGTCATGTAAATACTTTGCATGGTAGTGCACAACTTATGTTGGCCACCTTGAGGCAACAATATTGGATTGTTGGAGGACGTTTACCAGTCAGAAgtttcattaataaatgtgTTGTTTGTGTGAGACATCGAGCTGAAGCTGCACAACAGTTAATGGGTCAACTACCAGCATCAAGAGTATTGAAATCAAGGCCATTTCTCCATACAGGAGTTGATTATGCTGGTCCATTTGAACTGAAAACATGGTCAGGTAAATGCAACAGCAGCAGATCGTGGCACTAA